Proteins from a single region of Croceicoccus marinus:
- a CDS encoding MaoC/PaaZ C-terminal domain-containing protein — protein sequence MSGTDPNRPTICFEDLEVGDFRKSRSRSVTRDEIVEFARQYDPQWFHSDPEAAKDSVFGEVVASGIHVLAMWRQLDHEINSDIDYVCGIGWDEMRLHRAIRSGDVIHVTSRIVKLIPSKSRDDRGTALTRYAVVLEDGTEAVTFTSINLVYTREGRRRD from the coding sequence GTGAGCGGCACCGACCCCAACCGCCCGACGATCTGCTTCGAGGATCTGGAGGTCGGCGATTTCCGCAAGTCGCGCAGCCGCAGCGTAACCCGCGACGAAATCGTCGAGTTCGCGCGGCAATACGATCCGCAATGGTTCCACTCCGATCCCGAAGCCGCGAAGGATTCGGTGTTCGGCGAAGTGGTGGCCAGCGGCATTCATGTGCTGGCGATGTGGCGGCAGCTTGATCACGAGATCAACAGCGACATCGATTACGTCTGCGGCATCGGCTGGGACGAGATGCGGCTGCACCGCGCGATCCGGTCGGGCGACGTGATCCACGTCACCTCGCGCATCGTGAAATTGATCCCTTCGAAATCGCGCGACGATCGCGGCACGGCCCTGACCCGCTATGCCGTGGTGCTGGAGGATGGAACCGAAGCGGTGACCTTCACCAGCATCAACCTGGTCTATACCCGCGAAGGGCGGCGACGGGATTAG
- a CDS encoding aromatic ring-hydroxylating oxygenase subunit alpha, whose translation MELNRDTIAQVQDAMDFERSRKTPPEDFPALPDIPGCRYTDAEFLALEEERMWKRSWRYVGHTDQLPENGSWFVTRDTGSPIVVTRNMDGKVKAFYNTCQHRGAPLVTEEKGQSRGFVCGYHGWSYTLDGRLVAVRDKRDFVELDMSCRSLVEVRCDLLGTLIFLNEDPEAQPLKDHIGPMAKELEQYDLGNLRLVDSKRYDVDCNVKVLLDAFLEVYHISSIHQNTVDRFLDHRGMLVTLWPNGHSRMMTPNRRPDWTDPGTIGMPKIETITPVPAENNVSYHIFPNLVMPPSDSGIPLLQFIPRGRRKCEVVSNWLAPDHDPADPHPLWKTRIDNWTRILYEDLQYAPQIQESLESKGFRGMPLNYQERRIYHWHEELDRRIGLNVVTERARVQQVLKDQVTGG comes from the coding sequence ATGGAACTCAACCGCGACACGATCGCGCAGGTGCAGGACGCGATGGATTTCGAACGGTCGCGCAAGACGCCGCCCGAGGATTTTCCCGCGCTGCCCGACATTCCCGGCTGCCGCTATACCGATGCGGAGTTCCTTGCGCTTGAGGAAGAGCGGATGTGGAAGCGGTCGTGGCGCTATGTCGGCCATACCGACCAGCTCCCCGAAAACGGCAGCTGGTTCGTGACGCGCGATACCGGTTCGCCCATCGTCGTCACGCGCAACATGGATGGAAAGGTCAAGGCGTTCTACAACACCTGCCAGCACCGCGGCGCGCCGCTGGTGACCGAGGAGAAGGGCCAGTCGCGCGGTTTCGTATGCGGCTATCACGGGTGGAGCTATACGCTGGACGGGCGGCTGGTCGCGGTGCGCGACAAGCGCGATTTCGTCGAGCTCGACATGTCGTGCCGTTCGCTTGTGGAGGTGCGCTGCGACCTGCTGGGCACGCTGATCTTCCTGAACGAGGATCCCGAGGCGCAGCCGCTGAAGGACCATATCGGCCCGATGGCGAAAGAGCTGGAGCAGTACGATCTGGGCAATCTGCGGCTGGTGGACAGCAAGCGCTATGACGTCGATTGCAATGTGAAGGTGCTGCTCGACGCGTTCCTGGAGGTGTATCACATCTCGTCGATCCACCAGAACACGGTGGACCGGTTCCTGGATCATCGCGGCATGCTGGTGACCTTGTGGCCCAATGGGCATAGCCGGATGATGACGCCCAACCGGCGGCCCGACTGGACCGATCCGGGCACCATCGGCATGCCCAAGATCGAGACGATCACCCCCGTTCCGGCCGAAAACAACGTCAGCTATCACATCTTCCCCAATCTGGTGATGCCGCCGTCGGACAGCGGCATTCCGCTGCTGCAGTTCATTCCGCGCGGCCGTCGCAAGTGCGAGGTGGTGTCGAACTGGCTGGCCCCCGATCACGATCCCGCCGATCCGCACCCGCTCTGGAAGACGCGGATCGATAACTGGACGCGCATCCTTTACGAGGATCTGCAATATGCCCCGCAGATCCAGGAATCGCTGGAGAGCAAGGGCTTTCGCGGGATGCCGCTGAACTATCAGGAGCGGCGCATCTATCACTGGCACGAGGAGCTGGACCGCCGCATCGGGCTGAATGTCGTGACCGAACGGGCGCGGGTGCAGCAGGTGCTGAAGGACCAGGTCACGGGCGGCTGA
- a CDS encoding acyl-CoA thioesterase — protein MADEALAEESRNARSYTGPPRRLEREGLFALERQGDDRFVAPPLPSALIRLYGGQVIAQALTAAQRTVESGKWPAHCHAMFQTPGDIAKPISYHIERDSDGRSFSARRIVARQGEAIILAMNAMFHAEEPGAPTHGAAMPDVPPPSDLLSMEDVLHGSTELAERHEPFWLRDHMFEWRPVQTFRIDARPPEPGVQQFWVRLKEPWDGPAGDHFALLAYMTDLHLLHVGLAPLGIGFAADRLQTASLDHSVWFHRPARLDDWMLYSLTSPSAAQSIALGTGNLFTRQGEIVASTAQSGLIRLLDEARVDRL, from the coding sequence ATGGCGGACGAAGCGCTGGCCGAGGAATCCCGGAACGCGCGGTCCTATACCGGGCCGCCGCGCAGGCTGGAGCGGGAAGGGCTGTTTGCGCTGGAGCGGCAAGGCGATGACCGCTTTGTCGCGCCTCCGCTGCCCAGCGCGCTGATCCGGCTGTATGGCGGGCAGGTGATCGCGCAGGCGCTGACCGCGGCGCAGCGCACCGTGGAAAGCGGCAAGTGGCCCGCGCATTGCCATGCCATGTTCCAGACGCCGGGCGATATTGCCAAGCCGATCAGCTATCATATCGAGCGCGATTCCGACGGGCGCAGCTTTTCCGCGCGGCGGATCGTGGCGCGGCAGGGCGAAGCGATCATCCTGGCGATGAACGCGATGTTCCATGCCGAGGAACCGGGTGCGCCCACGCATGGCGCCGCCATGCCGGATGTGCCGCCGCCGAGCGATCTCCTCTCGATGGAAGACGTGCTGCATGGCTCGACCGAACTGGCCGAGCGGCACGAGCCTTTCTGGCTGCGCGACCACATGTTCGAATGGCGCCCGGTCCAGACCTTTCGCATCGACGCCCGCCCGCCCGAGCCGGGCGTGCAGCAGTTCTGGGTGCGGCTGAAGGAGCCTTGGGATGGGCCCGCCGGCGATCATTTCGCGCTGCTGGCCTATATGACCGACCTGCATCTGCTGCATGTCGGCCTTGCGCCGCTGGGCATCGGCTTTGCCGCCGACCGGCTGCAGACAGCCTCGCTCGACCATTCCGTGTGGTTCCACCGCCCGGCGCGGCTGGACGACTGGATGCTCTATTCGCTGACCAGCCCGTCGGCGGCGCAATCCATCGCGCTGGGCACCGGCAATCTGTTCACCCGTCAGGGCGAGATCGTCGCCAGCACCGCGCAATCGGGCCTGATCCGCCTGCTGGACGAGGCGAGGGTGGACCGGCTGTGA